Proteins co-encoded in one Neodiprion lecontei isolate iyNeoLeco1 chromosome 3, iyNeoLeco1.1, whole genome shotgun sequence genomic window:
- the LOC107225051 gene encoding trichohyalin — translation MCRSAVIVVGLLVNAVCGLPAKDYVQDNNVTEILPEISELEFKKLSESLGIPIDTLPVLSESERAIFAKLSVENKKSQRAKEANRTKEESKHELEMYKTWTERQINAQEEQYLKYRKWAEEQFDSMERKLEQIEKRKDLREEIVGDHRNGEGNGTADESRIEQRVRQKREKEREAKEKRKRPKREYDDEIESLEDKLQKAEDKLLLQRVEQEKEKKDRERKERILLDTVEQERQQREQLKTDHARVILFKNTELNKTQESLNQAQEQLSLQKEECRMRIEEEHRRAEEELERNKMTAERENQQLRNRMSLVIESKIAELDRKQKLLSQAEQRLEQRSNKYEEEKREERQRTDQALKETKKMEQRKREQMEQEHVKATRMIEEKLEKTEQELARKRVEYEKERENWTRAENLMRENMESELRQHARLINEYTEQVRTLQGETQECIKFYQGCRRISHS, via the exons ATGTGTCGATCGGCAGTGATAGTTGTTGGACTGTTGGTGAATGCGGTTTGTGGATTACCGGCCAAGGATTATGTCCAGGATAATAACGTTACGGAAATCCTTCCGGAAATTTCGGAACTTGAATTCAAAAAGTTATCTGAAAGTCTTGGAATTCCAATTGACACGTTGCCGGTTTTAAGTGAATCAGAACGGGCCATCTTCGCGAAACTCAGTGTTGAAAATAAG AAATCTCAAAGAGCAAAGGAGGCGAACCGAACGAAGGAAGAATCTAAGCATGAGCTTGAAATGTACAAAACGTGGACGGAGCGACAAATCAACGCGCAAGAGGAGCAATACTTGAAATACAGAAAGTGGGCAGAAGAACAGTTTGACTCGATGGAGCGAAAGCTGGAGCAGATTGAGAAGCGGAAAGATTTGCGGGAGGAAATTGTCGGGGATCATAGAAATGGTGAAGGAAACGGAACAGCGGATGAGAGTCGCATCGAGCAGAGAGTGCGTCaaaaaagggaaaaggaaCGAGAGGCGAAAGAGAAACGTAAAAGACCGAAGAGAGAGTACGATGATGAAATTGAATCGCTGGAAGACAAGTTGCAAAAAGCAGAGGATAAACTTTTGCTACAGAGGGTTGAacaagagaaggaaaaaaaagaccgGGAACGCAAAGAGAGGATTCTACTGGACACAGTGGAGCAAGAACGGCAGCAACGTGAGCAGCTGAAAACGGATCATGCTCGAGTGATTCTATTCAAGAATACGGAATTGAACAAGACACAGGAATCGTTGAATCAGGCTCAGGAGCAGTTGTCGTTACAGAAAGAGGAATGCCGGATGAGGATAGAGGAAGAACACAGACGCGCGGAGGAAGAATTGGAAAGGAATAAAATGACAGCGGAGCGGGAAAATCAGCAGCTACGAAACAGAATGTCGCTCGTAATTGAATCAAAAATTGCGGAATTGGATAGGAAGCAAAAGTTGCTGTCGCAAGCTGAGCAAAGATTGGAACAGCGGAGTAATAAATACGAAGAAGAGAAACGGGAAGAGAGGCAACGTACCGATCAAGCGCTGAAAGAAACCAAGAAGATGGAACAACGGAAACGGGAACAGATGGAACAAGAGCATGTCAAGGCGACTCGGATGATTGAGGAAAAGTTGGAAAAGACGGAGCAAGAGTTGGCGCGGAAGCGGGTGGAATATGAGAAGGAGCGGGAAAATTGGACGCGTGCGGAAAATTTGATGCGGGAAAACATGGAAAGCGAACTGCGACAACACGCAAGGCTTATCAACGAGTACACTGAACAAGTTCGTACGCTGCAAGGAGAAACCCAGGAATGCATCAAGTTCTATCAAGGATGTAGAAGGATTTCTCATTCTTAG
- the LOC107225052 gene encoding uncharacterized protein LOC107225052 codes for MLWKSGLIITGLLASIACGFPADFKLDDSNVSPIREKRSSWTDDGVSDRCPKVYDFVEDPVLEAEIMKCYRRVQEKLARGENELRNGRYSTTETPDDATTIGVEVTSLK; via the exons ATGCTGTGGAAATCGGGATTGATAATAACCGGCTTATTGGCAAGCATTGCCTGCGGATTTCCGGCGGATTTTAAACTCGATGATTCGAACGTCTCACCGATTCGCGAAAAGAGATCATCGTGGACCGATGACGGAGTCTCGGACCGCTGTCCGAAGGTTTACGACTTCGTCGAAGACCCGGTTTTGGAAGCG GAAATCATGAAGTGTTATCGACGGGTACAAGAGAAATTGGCACGCGGAGAGAATGAACTGAGAAACGGCAGGTATTCGACAACCGAAACACCTGACGACGCGACAACGATTGGCGTTGAAGTTACTTCGCTTAAATAA